In Hevea brasiliensis isolate MT/VB/25A 57/8 chromosome 13, ASM3005281v1, whole genome shotgun sequence, a single genomic region encodes these proteins:
- the LOC110663579 gene encoding palmitoyl-acyl carrier protein thioesterase, chloroplastic-like has protein sequence MAAFCYRITFPIRCTSNSSSKNDPNKLNLHKININGTSSARPHMIDSLSQTAGVATTSVASVAENITRQNIPTKKQYIDAHRQGLIVEGGVAYRQKIVIRSYEVGPDKTATLESILSLLQETALNHVWLSGLLSNGFGATHGMVRNNLIWVVSKLQLQVDQYPIWGEVVEIDTWVGASGKNGMRRDWLIRSQATGHVFARATSIWVMMNEKTRRLSKMPEEVRAEISPWFIEKQAIKEEVPEKIQKLDDKARYVITNLKPKRSDLDMNQHVNNVKYVRWMLETIPDQFLESHQLSGIILEYRRECGSSDIVQSLCEPDEDGIINSGLKQANEIPLLNGFSLASEIMEGNGLLGSLDKAPLRYTHLLLNKGDSQNEEIVRGKTMWKKKQRIKPFST, from the exons atggCTGCTTTCTGTTATAGAATCACCTTCCCAATCAGGTGCACTTCCAATAGTAGTTCAAAAAATGATCCGAATAAGCTCAATTTGCATAAAATTAACATCAATGGGACCTCCTCTGCTAGGCCTCATATGATTGATTCACTCAGCCAAACTGCTGGAGTAGCAACAACTTCCGTAGCTTCTGTTGCTGAGAATATCACTCGTCAAAACATTCCCACCAAGAAACAGTACATTGATGCTCATCGTCAAGGCCTCATCGTCGAAGGCGGCGTTGCCTATAGGCAGAAAATTGTTATCAGGTCCTATGAAGTAGGTCCTGATAAAACTGCTACGCTTGAGAGCATCCTTTCTCTTCTCCAG GAAACAGCATTGAATCACGTATGGTTGTCGGGACTTCTAAGCAATGGATTTGGGGCTACACATGGAATGGTGAGGAATAATCTCATCTGGGTTGTCTCAAAATTGCAACTTCAAGTGGATCAGTATCCAATCTG GGGAGAGGTAGTGGAAATAGACACGTGGGTGGGAGCATCAGGAAAGAATGGAATGCGACGAGACTGGCTCATCCGAAGCCAAGCAACAGGCCATGTCTTTGCACGGGCAACAAG CATTTGGGTGATGATGAATGAGAAGACGAGGCGCCTGTCGAAGATGCCAGAGGAGGTGAGGGCTGAGATTTCTCCTTGGTTTATAGAGAAACAAGCAATCAAAGAAGAGGTCCCTGAGAAAATTCAAAAGTTGGACGACAAAGCTAGATATGTCATCACTAACTTGAAG CCAAAGAGGAGTGATTTGGATATGAACCAACATGTCAACAATGTGAAGTATGTAAGATGGATGCTAGAG ACAATTCCTGACCAGTTCCTGGAGTCCCATCAACTCTCAGGGATCATACTAGAATATAGAAGGGAATGTGGGAGTTCAGACATTGTTCAATCTCTATGTGAGCCTGATGAAGATGGGATCATCAACAGTGGTTTAAAACAAGCTAATGAAATCCCTCTGCTCAATGGGTTCTCATTGGCATCTGAAATAATGGAAGGAAATGGACTCCTGGGATCACTGGACAAGGCACCGCTAAGATATACACATCTCCTTCTAAACAAAGGAGATTCTCAAAATGAAGAGATTGTCAGAGGGAAGACAATGTGGAAGAAAAAGCAGAGAATTAAGCCATTTTCAACCTag
- the LOC110663583 gene encoding CDP-diacylglycerol--serine O-phosphatidyltransferase 1 isoform X2, whose product MEPNGHRRVRRREHLFHQNGDMTLPTFGDVDPWTAWAYKPRTISLLLIGACLLMVLIRPHPAIWRLVHGMAVVYLVALTFLLFQKRDNARQFMKFLHPDLGVELPERSYGADCRIYTPENPTSRFKNVYDTLFDEFVLAHIFGWWGKAILIRNQPLLWVLSIGFELMEFTFRHMLPNFNECWWDSVILDILICNWFGIWAGMLTVRYFDGKTYEWVGISRQPNIMGKFKRTLGQFTPAQWDKDEWHPLLGPWRFIQVLSLCVVFLTVELNTFFLKFCLWVPPRNPVIVYRLILWWLIAIPTIREYNSYLQDRKPVKKVGAFCWLSLAICIIELFICIKFGHGLYPKSMPVWLVIFWASTGVALLIFLIVWSWQLHRNLGRKSQ is encoded by the exons ATGGAGCCAAATGGTCACAGAAGAGTGAGAAGAAGGGAGCATCTTTTTCACCAAAATGGTGATATGACATTACCAACTTTTGGTGATGTAGATCCATGGACTGCATGGGCGTACAAGCCTCGTACTATTTCACTGTTACTTATTGGTGCCTGCTTGCTTAT GGTTCTTATAAGGCCACATCCAGCAATTTGGCGCTTAGTTCATGGAATGGCTGTAGTCTATCTAGTTGCCCTCACATTTTTGCTTTTCCAG AAGCGCGACAATGCTCGGCAGTTCATGAAGTTTCTCCACCCTGACCTTGGAGTTG AACTTCCTGAAAGATCGTATGGTGCGGATTGCCGCATTTACACGCCTGAGAATCCTACAAGCAGGTTTAAGAATGTTTAT GATACACTATTTGATGAATTTGTTCTAGCCCATATATTTGGATGGTGGGGCAAGGCTATATTAATACGTAATCAGCCACTTCTTTGGGTATTATCTATTGGGTTTGAGTTGATGGAG TTTACCTTCCGCCATATGCTGCCAAACTTCAACGAGTGCTGGTGGGACAGTGTCATTCTTGATATTTTGATATGCAATTGGTTTG GTATTTGGGCAGGAATGCTTACGGTTAGGTACTTTGATGGAAAAACATACGAGTGGGTTGGTATAAGTCGTCAACCAAATATTATGGGCAAG TTCAAACGAACACTAGGACAATTTACACCAGCACAGTGGGATAAAGATGAGTGGCACCCCTTGCTTGGTCCATGGCGATTTATCCAAGTTCTCAGCCTTTGCGTGGTATTCCTGACAGTGGAACTTAACACATTCTTTCTTAAGTTTTGTCTTTGGGTTCCACCTCGGAACCCTGTGATTGTGTATAGATTGATCTTGTGGTGGTTAATTGCCATACCAACGATTCGTGAGTACAATTCTTATCTCCAAGACAG GAAACCAGTAAAAAAGGTTGGAGCTTTTTGTTGGCTTTCGCTTGCCATATGCATCATCGAACTTTTCATTTGTATCAAGTTTGGACATG GTCTATACCCTAAGTCAATGCCTGTGTGGTTGGTTATCTTCTGGGCATCTACTGGAGTTGCTCTTCTGATATTCCTGATTGTTTGGTCATGGCAACTGCATAGAAATTTGGGGAGAAAGAGTCAGTGA
- the LOC110663583 gene encoding CDP-diacylglycerol--serine O-phosphatidyltransferase 1 isoform X1 has translation MEPNGHRRVRRREHLFHQNGDMTLPTFGDVDPWTAWAYKPRTISLLLIGACLLIWASGVISPESSAAGDMVTSVKRGVWAMIAVFLAYCLLQAPSTVLIRPHPAIWRLVHGMAVVYLVALTFLLFQKRDNARQFMKFLHPDLGVELPERSYGADCRIYTPENPTSRFKNVYDTLFDEFVLAHIFGWWGKAILIRNQPLLWVLSIGFELMEFTFRHMLPNFNECWWDSVILDILICNWFGIWAGMLTVRYFDGKTYEWVGISRQPNIMGKFKRTLGQFTPAQWDKDEWHPLLGPWRFIQVLSLCVVFLTVELNTFFLKFCLWVPPRNPVIVYRLILWWLIAIPTIREYNSYLQDRKPVKKVGAFCWLSLAICIIELFICIKFGHGLYPKSMPVWLVIFWASTGVALLIFLIVWSWQLHRNLGRKSQ, from the exons ATGGAGCCAAATGGTCACAGAAGAGTGAGAAGAAGGGAGCATCTTTTTCACCAAAATGGTGATATGACATTACCAACTTTTGGTGATGTAGATCCATGGACTGCATGGGCGTACAAGCCTCGTACTATTTCACTGTTACTTATTGGTGCCTGCTTGCTTAT TTGGGCAAGTGGAGTCATCAGTCCTGAAAGCAGTGCTGCTGGTGACATGGTTACATCTGTCAAAAG GGGTGTATGGGCAATGATTGCAGTTTTTCTTGCTTATTGCTTGCTACAGGCCCCTTCGAC GGTTCTTATAAGGCCACATCCAGCAATTTGGCGCTTAGTTCATGGAATGGCTGTAGTCTATCTAGTTGCCCTCACATTTTTGCTTTTCCAG AAGCGCGACAATGCTCGGCAGTTCATGAAGTTTCTCCACCCTGACCTTGGAGTTG AACTTCCTGAAAGATCGTATGGTGCGGATTGCCGCATTTACACGCCTGAGAATCCTACAAGCAGGTTTAAGAATGTTTAT GATACACTATTTGATGAATTTGTTCTAGCCCATATATTTGGATGGTGGGGCAAGGCTATATTAATACGTAATCAGCCACTTCTTTGGGTATTATCTATTGGGTTTGAGTTGATGGAG TTTACCTTCCGCCATATGCTGCCAAACTTCAACGAGTGCTGGTGGGACAGTGTCATTCTTGATATTTTGATATGCAATTGGTTTG GTATTTGGGCAGGAATGCTTACGGTTAGGTACTTTGATGGAAAAACATACGAGTGGGTTGGTATAAGTCGTCAACCAAATATTATGGGCAAG TTCAAACGAACACTAGGACAATTTACACCAGCACAGTGGGATAAAGATGAGTGGCACCCCTTGCTTGGTCCATGGCGATTTATCCAAGTTCTCAGCCTTTGCGTGGTATTCCTGACAGTGGAACTTAACACATTCTTTCTTAAGTTTTGTCTTTGGGTTCCACCTCGGAACCCTGTGATTGTGTATAGATTGATCTTGTGGTGGTTAATTGCCATACCAACGATTCGTGAGTACAATTCTTATCTCCAAGACAG GAAACCAGTAAAAAAGGTTGGAGCTTTTTGTTGGCTTTCGCTTGCCATATGCATCATCGAACTTTTCATTTGTATCAAGTTTGGACATG GTCTATACCCTAAGTCAATGCCTGTGTGGTTGGTTATCTTCTGGGCATCTACTGGAGTTGCTCTTCTGATATTCCTGATTGTTTGGTCATGGCAACTGCATAGAAATTTGGGGAGAAAGAGTCAGTGA